The following coding sequences lie in one Desulfotignum phosphitoxidans DSM 13687 genomic window:
- a CDS encoding cobalamin B12-binding domain-containing protein, with the protein MDDRDKMLNAFERALLDVDRLAARQVMEQRGRDMRPIRFVEKVVLPVLEQLGAGWQDGPLALSQVYMAGRICEELIDEMLPPADPSRKNQPRMAICILEDHHALGKVMVYAVLRSGGFDLLDYGVVGVDDLVARVQADRVKVLLISVLMLPSALKIKSVRQKLMDRECDVTLIVGGAPFRFDDQLWQAVGADVMCENASDVVPAIEKMMEEKR; encoded by the coding sequence ATAAAATGCTGAATGCGTTTGAACGCGCGCTTCTGGATGTGGACCGGCTGGCGGCCAGACAGGTGATGGAACAAAGGGGCCGGGATATGCGGCCCATACGATTTGTTGAAAAGGTGGTTCTGCCGGTTCTGGAACAGTTGGGTGCCGGTTGGCAGGACGGACCTCTGGCCCTGTCCCAAGTGTACATGGCCGGCCGGATCTGTGAAGAACTCATTGACGAGATGCTGCCGCCGGCAGATCCTTCCAGAAAAAATCAGCCCAGAATGGCCATTTGCATTCTGGAGGACCACCATGCATTGGGAAAGGTGATGGTATATGCAGTGCTGCGGTCCGGTGGATTCGATCTGCTGGATTATGGGGTGGTGGGTGTGGATGATCTTGTGGCCCGGGTACAGGCAGACCGGGTGAAAGTGCTGCTGATCTCCGTGCTGATGCTGCCTTCGGCCCTGAAAATCAAATCGGTCCGGCAGAAGCTGATGGATCGGGAGTGTGATGTGACACTGATTGTGGGCGGGGCCCCGTTCCGGTTCGATGATCAGTTGTGGCAGGCGGTGGGCGCGGACGTCATGTGCGAAAACGCGTCAGATGTCGTTCCCGCCATTGAAAAAATGATGGAGGAAAAAAGATGA